The Candidatus Eisenbacteria bacterium nucleotide sequence TCCGAGCTCGTCGCGGGCTTCGCGACGGAGTACTCGGGCATGCGGAACCTCCTCTTCTTCATGGCCGAGTGGGGGAACCTCTACGTCATCGGCGCGATCGTGACCACGCTCTTCCTCGGCGGCTGGCAGATCCCGTTCACGTTCGAGAGCAAAGTCGTGCAGCACCTGCTCGAGTTCGCGACGTTCTTCTTGAAGGCCTACGGCGTGGGCGTGCTGGTGCCGATCTGGCTGCGCTGGACGCTGCCGCGCATCCGCGTCGACCAGATGATGAGCATGTGCTGGAAGTATCTCGTGCCGATCGCCTTCGTGAACCTCATCGGGACGGCCGCCTGGATGATCTGGTCGCCGGTCTGGCTGCAGGTCGTGACGCGGATGGTGCTCGTCGTCTCGGCGGCGGCGGCCACGATGATGTTCGCGCACCGGGTGGTGTACCACCTCGAGTACGCGAAGCTCACGCGCGCCCACCTGCTGTTCAACCCGCTCGCCACGACGCGCTCCCCGGGGTGACGACGATGGGCCTCGCGACCTACTTCCGCAGCATCAAGGACGCCATCGCGACGATCGGCGAGGGCATGGCGATCACGGCGTCGCACATGGTGCGGAAGCCGTTCACGATCGAATACCCCGATCGCTTGCCCGACGGCGTCCGCATCCAGGACACGCTGCCGTTCCGCTACCGCGGCATCCTGGAGGTCGACCTCGAGATCTGCACGGCGTGCCTCGCCTGCGAGCGCGCGTGTCCCATCGACTGCATCGTGATCGAAGCCGAGAAGGACAAGGCCGCCGGCGGCCTTGTCATGACGCGCTTCGACATCGACATGGCCAAGTGCATGTACTGCGGTCTGTGCAGCGAGCCGTGCCCGACCGGGTCGATCCATCACACGCCCGAGTTCGAGGGCGCCGACTACTCGCTCGAGAGCCTCGTGCGGCGTTTCGTGCGGGCTCCCACCGTCGCCTACCGGCCGAAGAAGGCGGGCGAGACCGACCCGGTGATCAAGCCGATCCTCGATCGCGGCATGCGCTACCTCGCCGAGTTCGCGAAGGGCGGCGAGTCGTAGCGCTCGGGACGCCGTCGGGGGCGCATCGCGTTTGCCCCCCCTCGGACCATTTGGTACAGGCCTCCGACTTCGACTCCGACGCCCGTGGTGTGACCCAAGTTACCGTGTGAGCTGCGAATAGTGCCGATCACGACTGCCGTATTCTACCTCCTGGCGACGTTCACCGTCGTCTGCGCGCTCGGCGTCGCGCTCTCGAACAACATCATGTACTCGGCGTTCTCCCTCATGGGGACGCTGCTCGGCGTGGCGGGCACGTTCGTCGTCCTCGGGGCCGACTTCCTCGGCGTCGTCCAGCTCCTCGTCTACGTGGGCGGCA carries:
- a CDS encoding NADH-quinone oxidoreductase subunit I — encoded protein: MGLATYFRSIKDAIATIGEGMAITASHMVRKPFTIEYPDRLPDGVRIQDTLPFRYRGILEVDLEICTACLACERACPIDCIVIEAEKDKAAGGLVMTRFDIDMAKCMYCGLCSEPCPTGSIHHTPEFEGADYSLESLVRRFVRAPTVAYRPKKAGETDPVIKPILDRGMRYLAEFAKGGES
- a CDS encoding complex I subunit 1 family protein encodes the protein SELVAGFATEYSGMRNLLFFMAEWGNLYVIGAIVTTLFLGGWQIPFTFESKVVQHLLEFATFFLKAYGVGVLVPIWLRWTLPRIRVDQMMSMCWKYLVPIAFVNLIGTAAWMIWSPVWLQVVTRMVLVVSAAAATMMFAHRVVYHLEYAKLTRAHLLFNPLATTRSPG